The genome window TGGAGCGGGAAACTTTCGATACGCAGGTTGAGTGAGCCCTGGCGCATCTGAATCCACTCCGTAAGCACGTTATTATATTGGTTAATCTTATCTGTGAGTTCGGCGATATACTGGTAACGTTCCTGCCGCACCTCATCGCTTTCGCCCCCTTCGGCGAGTCGGTTTACCTCGTGAATCATGCGGTCGATGAAAGGCGTAATGCTATTTACGAGCGAAATCTTAGCCCTTTGTTCCAGATTGCGTTTCTTGTTTTCTTCGATATGCAGTCGGGTTACGTTCAGTTCATCCTGAACCTCCTCCTGCTTATCTTTTAATTCGTTGATTTTCTTAGTATTATTCTCGCTCCACTCACGCAAAGGTGCAAGCAGTTCATCCATCGACTGGTTCTTCATCTTCTTGCGCTTCATGTGGTCGAAAACGTAGAGCAGAACCACCACGAGCACAATCATCGCCACCACAGCAGCAATCATCAGGTTGAGCTGCTGGGCGTTCTCGTCGAGTGCCGCGGCACGTGCCTCCAGCTGGCGATCCTGACGCGAACGGTCCTGCAAATCCAGATAGATATTGCGGTTGTAATCGCTCTGCTGCTTATCATCTATAGCCGAATAAACCAGGCAGAGTCTTTCACGTATCGACGCTACGAGGTCGGGTGCCTGCTCTATCGCCTTGTTGTCGTTCAGGGCATGATTCAGGCAGTCGAGCGCCGAAGAATAATCATGGATATCCCAGAAACATTCAGCCAGCGTACGGTTGGCTCCGGCAGTCTGATAAACATCTCCGTAGCTCGAAAAAATGTTGAGGGCACGCTGGGCAAAGTTGCCTGCCAGCAGATTGTTTGGCATCTGCTCGATGTTGAGATACTGGAAGGCAGGCAGGTTGTTGCGTATGAGGAATTCGCTCACCTCTCCTTTTCTGAGGTGCTCGCTAATAGACTGCAGGGCGTTAGCCTGCCAGTAAGGATAAGGATGGGCAGGGTCGCTAGCCAACATGTAGCAGCTGATCAGCCGGTCGAATTCCGCCTGATTGATTTCGTTTTCGGTTCCCTTGACAATAGCTCCGCCCGAACCTATATTATAAAGATAGTTGAGATATTGTGCCGAATCCTGTTCCAGCTCATCTGGGTCCAGACGGTTAAGCTCCTGAAGCATCGGCTCGTCTAAGCCCACATAATAAAAATAGGTGGCGGCAACAATACTGAATTCAGATTTCGCATAAATCACGCGTTTGCTTTCCCTCGGGGGCATGGAATTCACCTCTTCGCGAATTCTGCGCAAACGCCTCATCGCCTTTTCGCGATAAGCATAAAAATCTTTGTTGTGCGATTCTCTCTGGCAGAGTCGCATGTTCTGAACATCGGCAATAGCGAGTTCTATCTGATTATCGCTCTCCTCTTCAACTTTCCTCAGCCATCCCTTGGCACCCTTGTAATCCATCTTGGCTATACAGACGAAAGCAAGGTTGTTATAGGCTTCAGCACGGCCTGAGGAATAATTTTCTGAAAGCTTCAAAGCCCTCTCAGCCAGCACTTTAGTAGAATCGAGGTTACGATAATGATAAGCATAGGATTGCTCGTTCAGCTCATCTACCCTAGCCTTATTCGCAGGAGAACAAGCTGAAAGAAAAAGTGTCGCCACCACCAGAACTGATGATGGCGACATGGAAAAAAAGGATGCTGAAATTTGCATCTAGATGAAAAATAGTCTCTAAATTAAGCGCGAGCCTTCGCGATGTATCCGAGAGCCTCCTGACACTTGGCTGTGATGGCAGCCCAGTCGCCAGCAGCAACAGTCTCCTTAGGGAAGAGCTTAGAGCCCATACCTACACAGAGAACGCCAGCCTTGATCCAAGGAGTAAGATTCTCCTCTGTTGGCTCTACCGCACCTGTTACCATGATGTTGCTCCAACGCAAAGGTGCCATTACGTTCTTGACGAATGAAGGACCGCCTACGTTACCTGCTGGGAATACCTTGGTTACGTCGCAACCGGCAGCCTGAGCATTATTTATTTCAGTTACAGAACCGCAACCTGGTGAATAAGGAACCAAACGACGGTTGCAAACTGGAGCAATCTCTGGGTTGAAGTTAGGACCTACGATGAAGTTAGCGCCGAGCTGGAGATACAGAGAAGCTGTACCGGCATCAACAACTGTACCTGCACCCAAGATCATCTCAGGACAAGCCTTGTCGGCCCACTTTACCAACTCTCCGAAAATCTCGTGAGCGAAGTCACCACGGTTAGTAAACTCGAAAACACGTACGCCACCCTCGTAACAAGCCTTGATGACGTTCTTGCAGATTTCAACATCCTTATTGAAGAAAACAGGTACCATACCAGTCTCTTTCATGGCTGCCATAACCTGCATTTTGCTAAACTTTGCCATTATCTTATATGAATTAATAATGAATAGTTTATAGTTTATAAGAGCTACGCCGTAAGCAAGACTGCCTATAAACTATCAACTATCAACTATAAACTTTAAACTATAATTATCTCTGAACTCGACCATTAGCGTTACCTCCAGCCAGGCTCTCTACCTCGTCAACAGATACCAGGTTGAAGTCGCCAGGGATAGTATGCTTCAAAGCAGAAGCAGCTACTGCAAACTCAAGAGCCTCGCCCTGAGTCTCCTTAGTAAGAAGACCGTGGATCAGACCACCAGAGAAAGAGTCGCCACCACCAACGCGGTCGATGATAGGGTTGATGTCGTAGTGCTTGCTCTGATAGAACTCCTTACCATCATAGATAAGAGCCTTCCAGCCGTTATGTGTAGCAGAGAGAGATTCGCGGAGAGTAGAAACAACATACTTGAATCCGAACTCCTTCATCATGCCCTTGAAGATTCCGTAGTAACCCTCAGCATCAGTCTTACCGCCCTCTACGTCAGCATCTGGCTTGAAGCCCAGGCAGAGCTGAGCATCTTCCTCATTACCGATACAAACATCAACATACTTCATCAGAGGACGCATAACAGAGATAGCCTTCTCTGAAGTCCAGAGCTTCTTGCGGAAGTTGAGGTCAACAGAAACAGTTACGCCGTGACGCTTAGCAGCCTCACAAGCCAACTTGGTAAGCTCAGCAGCCTTGTCGCTAATAGCTGGAGTAATACCGCTCCAATGGAACCACTGGGCACCCTCCATAATCTTGTCGAAATCGAAATCAGATGGGTCAGCCTCAGCAATTGCGCTGTGTGCACGGTCGTAGATTACCTTGGATGGGCGCATAGAAGCACCAGTCTCGGCATAGTAGAGACCTACGCGGTCGCCACCACGAGCGATGAACTCTGTGTTAACGCCGTAACGACGGAGACCGTTGACAGCAATCTGACCGATCTCGTGCTTAGGGAGCTTAGATACGAAGTAAGCATCATGACCATAGTTAGCCAAGCTTACAGCTACGTTAGCCTCACCACCACCAGGGATGATGCGAAGTGATTCACTCTGAATGAAACGATCATTGCCTTCTGGTGATAAACGAAGCATGATCTCGCCTAATGTTACAATTTTTGCCATGTTTGATAGTTTTAATTTTTTTGTTTTTATTTTGTTTGTTATGAGTAACAAATTAAATTCCACTTTTCAGTAGAGAAATGAAGTTCAATTATCAGTTGTCGTTCAATTTCGAGGGCAAAAATAACCATAATTTCTCGAATAACGAAATAAAATCGCATTTTTTTTTGTTTTTCGTGCAAAAAAG of Segatella copri contains these proteins:
- a CDS encoding PfkB family carbohydrate kinase, whose amino-acid sequence is MAKIVTLGEIMLRLSPEGNDRFIQSESLRIIPGGGEANVAVSLANYGHDAYFVSKLPKHEIGQIAVNGLRRYGVNTEFIARGGDRVGLYYAETGASMRPSKVIYDRAHSAIAEADPSDFDFDKIMEGAQWFHWSGITPAISDKAAELTKLACEAAKRHGVTVSVDLNFRKKLWTSEKAISVMRPLMKYVDVCIGNEEDAQLCLGFKPDADVEGGKTDAEGYYGIFKGMMKEFGFKYVVSTLRESLSATHNGWKALIYDGKEFYQSKHYDINPIIDRVGGGDSFSGGLIHGLLTKETQGEALEFAVAASALKHTIPGDFNLVSVDEVESLAGGNANGRVQR
- a CDS encoding bifunctional 4-hydroxy-2-oxoglutarate aldolase/2-dehydro-3-deoxy-phosphogluconate aldolase, encoding MAKFSKMQVMAAMKETGMVPVFFNKDVEICKNVIKACYEGGVRVFEFTNRGDFAHEIFGELVKWADKACPEMILGAGTVVDAGTASLYLQLGANFIVGPNFNPEIAPVCNRRLVPYSPGCGSVTEINNAQAAGCDVTKVFPAGNVGGPSFVKNVMAPLRWSNIMVTGAVEPTEENLTPWIKAGVLCVGMGSKLFPKETVAAGDWAAITAKCQEALGYIAKARA